The following proteins come from a genomic window of Raphanus sativus cultivar WK10039 unplaced genomic scaffold, ASM80110v3 Scaffold5202, whole genome shotgun sequence:
- the LOC108830495 gene encoding glycolipid transfer protein 3 isoform X2, producing the protein MWESDPIVYSNLVEIMRKEANEGSSKKPTSCSRAALWLTRAMDFTLALLQRLVKDMSQNMEQAVEESYNLTIKPWHGWISCAAFKVALKLVPNNNTFINVLAGKDESHQMVQDDIRSLISLLIPLLSQLHSILELYEVHKLKSS; encoded by the exons ATGTGGGAATCTGATCCCATCGTGTACTCAAATTTGGTTGAGATAATGAGAAAAGAAGCCAATGAAGGATCCTCTAAGAAGCCTACAAGCTGTAGCAGAGCTGCTCTTTGGCTAACCAG AGCGATGGATTTTACATTGGCACTATTGCAACGGCTGGTCAAAGACATGTCACAAAACATGGAACAAGCCGTAGAAGAAAGTTATAACTTGACTATAAAACCATGGCATGGATGGATCTCTTGTGCTGCTTTCAAg GTGGCTCTTAAGCTGGTACCAAACAATAACACATTCATTAACGTGCTTGCGGGTAAAGACGAGAGTCACCAGATGGTTCAAGATGATATAAGAAGTTTAATTTCTTTGCTCATTCCACTTCTAAGCCAACTCCATTCAATTTTG GAACTGTACGAAGTGCACAAACTAAAGTCATCGTGA